TGGTGAACAATGAAAGTTCCCTTTAATTCCACCAAACAGAGGGCTCAGGGCCTTTAACCATCTCAGAAGGCAGATGCTACTTCTGGCTGCTCTTTCCGTGGACTCCGTCTGTTCCTCCTGGGACTCTACCCAATTTAAAGGCCAGACACCTGCTGCTCAGTTCTGTGCCATACAAAAGGCCCATTAGCTTGCTATTTTCTCCTGTTAGgatgaattcattcattcattcatctatttctttttttttttgtttttttgtttttttgttttttttcgagacagggtttctctgtgtagccctggctgtcctggaactcactttgtagaccaggctggcctcgaactcagaaatccgcctgcctctgcctcccaagtgctgggattaaaggcgtacgccacaaCGCCCGGCTCATTCATCTATTTCTaaacaattatattttatgttttgagatatggtctcactCTTCAGCCCAGACCAGTCTGGAAtgcactctgtagcccaggttggcctcagattcATGGCAGTTCTTTTCCCTCAGCTTCCCACATGGGGCTTACAAGTGGGGGCCACTGTCCCTGCTTCCAGGATGAATCTGTTTTGTacccacatctttttttttcttttcattttttgagacaggttttctctgtgtagccctggctgtcctggaacttactctgtagaccaggctggcctcgaactcagaaatctgcctgcctctgcctccgaagtgctgggattaaaagaagaCCTTTGCCACCGCACCtggcctcctttttctttttgtggttaaCTTTTTACTTGGTGTAGACTCTTCTGATGAGCAGTGTGAGCAGCGTGAGCAGAGTGTGAGGGACTCACTTTATTTTCCTGAGAAACCATACTTGCCTGTCATGGCGAGTGCTCACTGCTCTATCCTTCCTGaagtttgtgattttatttttatcacgGAAGTTTTACTCCTAGGAGACATTCTAGGCTGTTCTCCAGGCTTATCTCTTCTTCAGTCAACATGCCATCATGTTCATCACCAGACTCAaacttctctcttctgtctgaCACAGTAGTTCTCATTTTCAAAAAGCATTTTGTTATAGTTAAGGATTCATTTGCACAGATGAAATTCAGTTCAAGTGGCGTGTTTACTTATTCAGCCCTCCATCAATTACAGTGTTGTATCTCTGGTCTCTTTTATACAGGAGCTGATTAACTTGTTAGCAATTGTTGCCTAAGGAACTTACTGTACTGTGGAATACTCTTTAAAACTATACTTTGGAAGGTATCTCTGATGGAAATGATGAGAAAACTAACTTCAATTTCTGCTGTTTGAAGAGTGGGTGCCTGTGAGATTGGAGCGCTTGGACAAAGTGGCTCCTCCTGCCGGCCAGCCCTTCGGAACCACCTGATACTTGACTGTGTATGAAATACTTCAGTTTTGCTTTAAATACTGGCAGCAAGTGCTAGCGttcggggttggggatttagctcagtggtagagcgcttgcctagcaagcgcaaggccctgggttcggtcctcagctctggaaaaaaaaaaaaaaaaaaaaaaagacaaaataacaaaaagaccaaaaaaaaacaaggtaactGGCACACACAacctttttcattttcaaagacCCCCCCCCAAGGGCATTTTCATGTCTGGGGGCAATATTTATTATCTGCCCTTTAGGATATCGCAGTATCAAATCGTTTCCAGCCCTCAGGGAGGGTCCGGTGCAGTGTACAGATGCGGTGATTGACAGTCCGGTGACAGCAGAGGATGCCGGATACTCCTCCCTCCTTGAAGCCTGCCCCTTGGGCCCTTCCTCCATTTCCTGGGAACGCCCCTGTGCCAGATCTTTGGtaacttttctcatttctttaagACCCACGTTTGTGAATTCGGTCCCATCTGTttggattttgaaaataaaagcagGGTTCGTCTGGACACCGCGAGCGACCCAGACGACGTGCCCCAAGCGACCTGACCCGCCCCACCCACCACGGAGCGAGCGGTACCAAGGAGGAGGAGCAAGGCTTCCCTCGGGCTAGCCCCGCCCATGTAGCATCTACCCATGCGCAGTGggatgggctttttttttttttttggcttctttagCTTGCCGTCCTTACCCGCCCTGCTCCGCGCGGCATACACGgaagtgtcttcttcattctgaCAATCCGGGCGTTTGTGATCGCGTCTCGCCAGTTGGCGATTACTACACAGAATGAAAGGAATGCGAGGGCCGGGGGAGAGCCGAGACACCGCCATGGCCGTGGAGCAGGACATATTTGACGCCGTCGTGATGGCGGATGAGAGGTGGGCAGAGAGACCCGGCTCCGCCCCGCCCCGGCAGCTGCTGGGCAGTCCTCGGGGATACCCGCCTTCGCCATCTGCGAGCTGCCACTTTTTCTTGTCCTTTAATTGCCGCACATACGGCGGTATTCATGGGTCTGCTGATGGATATGTCGGGCAGGCCCCTTTGGATCCTGAAAAGTCCCCAGGGAACGCCTGGGCGGGACGGTGGCCCAGGTCATCTTGGCCTCTCCAGGCTGGCTGCTCATTGTGGGTTGGGTACCTCCCCGGGTGACTGCTCAGGCTCGGTTTAGGGAGTCGGGTCCTGGCAGATGCCCACGCCCCCAAATGGGGAGCTGTTCACTGCCTCACATGGGGGCTTCCAGAACATTCCTTCAACAGCGCCGGCAGCAATTTATTGCCAGTTTGAGGGTTGAACTCTTAGACACAATAATACCCACCTACCCAGAGCATCCCAGTGGTGGCATACTGTCTTGATCTTGGGGACATTTTCTGTACCTCTACAGAGGTGTGAGGAGTCCTGGGTGCTTGGAGTGTTTTAGAAACAAACAGGTTGAGTTATGATGGCATGTAGGCTCAGATGCACCTACCCTCACACCTACATTTTCAAAAGTAGATTCCTAGTGTGTTCCGAGCTTGCTTGagtttgtatctttacattttcctTGTGGGTTCTGGTGCTCGGCTGGGTTTGGTAGTCATCTGTGTAGCCTACCTACAGTTACAGATGATAACCTGGCTTTCTAGGGGTTGGGGCTGTAGTTCAGTTAGTAGAGTGTTTGCCACAGAATGTAGCCCATATGTATCAGGGCTCCTCTTggagatggtggcacacacctgtaatctcagcattcaagagCTAGAGGCAGGGCTGcttgaattggaggccagccttggctgcaCAGTGAGATACTGCCTCAAAAATGGGACTAATGGGCACAGTAATGGGCCAGGGTGTAGAAGAGCTAGACCTAGAAGCTGTATTCTGTGACTTGAGTTTTAAGCTTTTCCTACTACCCAGACTGCTGGGTCCAGTGGGATCTGGATAATACAAGGCAGGAAGAGGTATCTTGCCTGATGATGTGTGTTTCTTTATCACAGATTCCATGGGGAGGGATATCAGGAAGGCTATGAAGAAGGCAGTAGCTTGGGGATCGTTGAAGGAAAGCGGTATGGCATGGTACATGGAGCCAAGATTGGGTCTGAGGTAAGTGAGAGGGCTGCCTAGAAGTGACTTCATAGATGAGTGTGGTGGTCCTTACCTGTCATCCCAACAGTCAGGGAACTCTAGGCAAGCCTCAGCTagatagtgagatcctgtctccaaaaaccaggCTGGGGAAGTGGCTCAACAGCAGAGCATGCACCAGCATGCATAAGGCCATGGCTTTGAAACAGTGCCTTGAGGAGAAGAACAAAGGCATTGAACTTTTCCTCACAGCATCTTGCCTTTTCCCCACTACAAGGCCTTTGGTGTGGATTCATCGCCCAGACAGAAAATCCTTAGCACAGAGTCACCAAAGTTGGTTATGGAGTAGCACAGCGCTGTCTCATATCTTTAGCCAGTTCCGGCCTCACCCAGATGTGTGCCATGTTCACTGTGACATCCCATAGGCTCCACAGTTTTTCTTCCCTTGTCTTTGTCCTTGCTTAGCTCCCTCTTCCAGATCCCTGATCCTGACTGGCAGAAGAGGTCATGATAGTGTCAGATACCTGATGCCACAAAGCAGGTCCCTACAGATCTATGGGTCTCTGAAGTAACAATCTTTGGTTATGTCACACAGTACCTAGGGTCAGAAGAAGCCATGTGTCAGAAGGGCTCCAGTCTAATCCGAAGGTCTGGCTGGGCCAGGGATCTATCCCTAAGATAGCACACCATCTAATTGATATCCTCTGCTCAGGTGTCCTCATGACACTCCAAAGCAAGTAGCCTGTGAGAGCAAGGCACAGTGGCATTGCTTTTTCTAGCCAGTCTGAGAAACTAGACCGAGAAGCTGAGCACTCTGCTTTCCTCTGTAGTTTATACACAGACCCTGGACGAGGACCGGGTGCCAGCTACAGTATGTATATAGAGGAGGCATTCCCAATGTTAGCATGGTGCCTGGCTGCCCCACTGGGGCTTTCTGCATACAGTTTCCATTGCCCCAAACTTACAGCTTCCAGAATGGCTGAAGGAGCAGTGTGGTAGCCCTCTGCCAAGGCCTGTGCTTTGAGATCTTGGCAGTTGGTGTGGTGTGGCTGAGTGCTTACCGCCTTCACTCTGGGCTGCTTTTCAATTCACAGATTGGATGCTACCGGGGTTTTGCTCTTGCATGGAAGTGTCTCCTACACAGTGGCGCTGGTGAAAAAGACAGGTAAGGCTGGGGCTCGCTATCTCCTTTCCCTCTCAGCCTCTCATCAGCAAACTGTCTGTGCAATGGCCAGGAGGAACTCTGAGTGTCCTCATGTGTGCACAGTTATCGTGCATTATCAGTTCTATATCTCAGCTGTGACACACAGAAAGTTATAATGGCCACCTGGACTGTTGttattcaaagaataataaacaaaatatgcCAGGCACCTCATAGGTACTCGATGAGCACTGGATGATGTCACACCTCAGGTAGTGTCAGAGTGATCCTACCTTGCTGTTTTTCTCACCTGGGCTTCTGACACACAGACTGCAATAGTGTCAGTGGAATGAGGCCTCAGAAATGCTGGCTCTGCCAAGGGTGGTTGGTGCTGTATGTCTTTAATCATAGCAGAgagaggtagatctctgtgagttcaaggatagcttggtctacatggccagttccagaacagcaggaaaaaaaaaaaaaaagaaaaagaaaaacaaagaaatgctgGCTTTGTTTGTGGTATATCAACTAgaatgtagtcttttttttttttttttttttttttttgagatgggctcACACTGTggctcagactggcctctaactcagagacaCTCCTGTGTTCTGGGCTTACAGACATACGCTACCACAGGCAGGCAGACTTCAACCAGAAACATTCCTTTTTGGCACACTCAGCCCCTAGGGAGTATTACTACTCTTTGAGCGGTGTTGCCTTTGGTACCTTGCCTTACTGTGCTCTGCCTACCCTGGCCCTGTGAGCTGCCCCATGTGCCTGCTTCCTGAGGCTGGGAGAGCCCCTGAGGTGAAAGGTGTATTGTTCTTGTATGCACAGGCTTAGGGTTAGGCTGGCATGGTGCAGTTTTCCTACACTTGCTGGGCTGGCCTGGCACAGGAGGGCATGGAGGAGGGTGCTAGCACACCAGGCTGGGAGGATGGCAGCTCCTGCCCTGGGACTCACCCTCTTATTTGACACTCTTACAGTGtctgggacccatcccatattcAAAAGTAAAAGCAAGGTGTTTGTGATCagctgtgggttctggggtttcCTCCCTGCATGACCCTCACACCATGGATGTCACATCAATCCTGGATGTCCtcgaactcattctgtagaccagactggcctcagattcaaagagatcctcctgtccctgtctctcaagcactgggattaaaggcatgtaccttcATGCCTGGCTCTCTGGTTTCTTAAGTGTGAGTAGCTAACAGGCAAGGGAACTTAACTTGGGTACCTTAAGAGTGATTGGGCAGCCTGGACCCCAAGATTCATGTTAGCTGTTCATGCCACCACTGGGTGGCAGTCACAGCTGGGCCTGGCTGCCATCCTTTCTGTAGAGCTCCCCTTAGGTGGAGGAAGAGCCATTAGTGAGGGTTGCTCTGCAGCAGGTGGTGGCTAGCCCTGCCTAGAACAGGGGGATGTGCTTGGTCTGCCCGCTGCCCTGAAGATGCAGTGGTGTGGGGCCTGGAGTCTCCTGGGTGACAGCCCTGCCCCCATGCATCTCAGCAGGAAGATGAAGGTGGTGGAGGCTCTGATTGCGCTGCTGCAGGACTTTCCTTACGATGATCCCACTTATGAGAAGCTCCATGAAGACCTGGACAGAATCAGAGGGAAGTTCAGGCAGGTTTGTGTCTTTAGCCTCTGTCTATGGGGTGTGCCTGAGGGGGCTTTGAAGGCCAGGTTGGCGTGGGCCCTAGGGTTCATGTGATGGTTGTGTTGGGCAATGTGTGTCCAGATATAGACCCAGAGGAACTTGTTTCCTTGGCCCTTGTAGAATGACTGAAAGTGGGTTGGGGACATTAAGGCGACATAGCCTTTGGGCTTGTGCTGGGATAGGGAAAGCTGAGCAGAAGTGCAGGAGGTGTAAGGCATGGGCTCTTGGGTACTTTCAGCTGTGCTCACTGCTCAACGTGCAGCCAGACTTCAAGGTGACTCCAGGAGGCTCTGGACTTGCGTTTTGAGGACCCACAGAAGAGCAGATGTCTGCACATTAAGTGTCACAGTGATTAAAGGCAAGCCTGAGAGGAATCCATTGTTCTGTGGGAGGACCAGCTTGGCCTCTTCCCTGAGTCTCTGCCTAGGTGGCTTACCTGACCACCCTGCCTTCTGCACAGGGGCAACACACTCAAAAGACCGCTTGTCACTGGCCAGAGTGAGTGGCCCTGGGTAGGGTTACCCTGAGGGTGGGACTCACAGAGGCAGGCCGATGTGAAATGGGTCATGGGAAGCCGTGATAAGATCTTTGCTGCCTGCTGAGCCTCTGCTGGCCATGCTTGGGCCTCCTTGTTTCACTCCATCCCTCTGGCAGCCCCAGAGGTGGAGGATACCTTATGGCTTAGAAGTGATAAAATAGACCCATCTAGTCTAAGGGCCTGGTGGCAGAGCTGGCCCCCACCCCAGGTCCATGCCCTGAAGTACCACATAGTGCCTCTGCCTCCAACATGCGCTGTCATTGCCAACACCACTGGAGGACCTGATTCCTGCTATCTGCACAGGACTCAGGCTCCACTGGACTTGGTTTGCCTCTGGATGCCCAGCTGAGAAAACAAGGGTGACGAGACAAgggaggaagctgaagcagggccTTCATGCTGCTCCTAACAGGTGTGGGGTGAGCTCTATACATTAAGGAGTGGCAATGGAGCTGGGtgctggtggtgcacgcctttaatcccagtgctcaagaGATAGTAGGCAGATCTctcagtttgaggtcagcctagtctacaaagtgaattcaaaaccaaacaaacaaaaagtggcaTTAGGGGAACTATTGGAAACCAAAGCAGGACTAATTGGTGGCCGCCACTGTGAATGTGTAGGGCTTGCCTGGTGACACTGTACTTCCTTTAGCAACAGCTTGTGTGTCTGGCATGGTATTTACAGGCAGATATAAGACGAGCTGGCAGGAGTGGCACAGTGCTCTCAGGCATTTCATAGAGAGAATATCTTTGTGTTGTATGGATGCCTCACCTGTGgcaaaaagcctatggcctatggcttaggcaggaaataggcgGAACATCTGGGAGAGAGAAAgcattctgggatagagccaggtggGAGATCTACCAGGGAGGATGTGAGGAGAtggacacatggtacctgagcacaggtaaccagccagcTGGCAGAATGcaggttaaaataaatgggttatcttCAGTTATAATCTAGTCAGAATAGAGCCTAGCTGTATGTCCGAAGGATTTGTAAATATGTTTTGAGTCTGAGGCTTGGGGCACCATGCacctggcctcctgggcctggcGGCTACCTCTCAGGTATTCAGCACCACTCTCTCAGGTGCCCAGGATCAGGGACTCTTCGGTGTGAGAACTGAGCTGCTGTTATCACCATATTTTACTTTCCTATTATATtcagaaaaaagaataaatggtgTATTTTAAAGCAGTAGTCTGTCTGGGATCATTTCTACTGACAGCTGCAGCAGTCCTTCAGTGCCAAGATGGTGCATGTCAAGATGTAGGTTCACAGATATGGGCCTACTGTGCCTGTCACATTCACTACAGGTATCAATCAGTTGCTAGTtcctctcttgtctcttcccctctcttctcccttcatcTCTACCTCCTATCCCCTCACCTTGTGTACATCAGGTGTCAGATCTCCCACCCATCAGCATCACCACAGCCGCTTGCCTGATAACTTTCCATGTTCCTGTACAAGCCTTGACCTCTGCCCACTTGACCCTTTCTCAAAGTCCCCATCAAGTCCCCAGAATGCTTTGGTTACCCCAAAAGGCCTTCTGGATCACAGTTTAGACAGACTACAGGACCATTCTGCCACGTGGGCATGCCGCCTCCTCCCACCACTGAGTCACACCTGCTGTGAAAGGGGAGGGCATAGGTTGTCAGAAGAATGCTCTGCTTTTGGATGCTGTCCCATGAAGGTGTTACTTGGACTGCCATAGACAACTGTGGGAGCTGTGGCCAAGCTGTCGCTGAAGGTGGCAGTCAGGTACCAGTGGAACCTGTGTCCTTGATAATCACTGAGCTGCTGGTCAATCCCCTGCCTTCTCAGACCATGTCCTGTGAGCTATGTGTCCCCACTACCGGTCTGTTTTCTATCACTCATCCCACCCTGTTCTGGCTTCCTGTGACTCTAGCTTAGATGTCATCCCTTATGAGCAATCACTTGTCACATGCTGGAGGTCTGAGGCAGAGGTTTCTGGGCTGGCTTTCCCCAAGTCTTTCTGCTCAGCTTGCTGCCTGCTTGATAGTCACCTTGAGACAATTTAGAATCACCTCGTAGATACCTCTGGGTGTGCCTGGGAGGGTCTTCTCAGGGAGGTTTAACTGAGAAGGGAAGACCCACCTTGAATGCGCTGTGTCCCATGAAGTGGGGTCCTGGACTGataagaaaggagaaagtgagctgagcaacAGTGTTCACCGGCCGTGGATGCGATATGAGcatctgcctcaggctccttCTGTCATGCCTCCCACCATAATGATTGCCACCTATAAACTGGACAGAATAAACTCCTTTATCCCgcaaattgcctttttttttttttttttttttttgtcaacacagaaaagtaactaaacagAGAGAGGGCCTGGCAGAATGGTCCTGCAGTCTGTCTAAACTGTGATCCAGAAGGCCTTTTGGGCCTACAGAGACACTATGTAATCCCTAACTGTGACTGCAGGACCAATTGTAGCCTGGAGCTAAATACAGATTGAAGTTCTGTATAAAGCTAGTGTTAGtgaggagttttgttttgttttgttttgttttttgttttttcgagacagggtttctctgtgtagccctggctgtcctggaactcaatctgtagaccaggctggccttgaactcagaaattcgcctgcctccgcctctcaagtgctgggattaaaggcgtgcgtcaccacctcTTAGTaaggagtttttaaaatataaagataattgccaagtggtggtacacacctttaatcccagcactcgggaggcagaggcaggtggatctcttgagttcaaggcctgcctggtcttgAGTTCCAGCATAGTTGAGCCTGTTAagtagagaaacctgtctcaaaaattatatatatataaaattgtattttatgcatatgaggtTTTTCACTTCTACCTCACGGGGCTTCAGaggtctgaagagggcatcagatcccttagaactggagttccaTGTGCTTGTGAGCTGTCATATTGTGGTCAGGACTGAAGcaaggtcctcttcaagagcatcaTCAAGCACCCTTAACCACCTCTCCATCCCCCAGCCCTGCTGATGGTGATGTTTGTAGGATAGTTGTGTTGAGACCAAACACCCAGAAACTCTGGCTCACTCCCTCCTTATTTTCTATTTACCCCAAACCTTTTCTTCCTCTGCCTGGTAGTGAGATGAGGAAACTGGAAGAAGGGGCCACAGTTCTGTTTGCTAAGCCCTGACTTCCCCATACCACTAAGTCTACATGTACCAGACTGTAGTCAGCAACGTGGGCTGGTGGAGAGACTGCAGGAGGTCACAGTAAAGGGCCAATTCCAGGCGGGACAAAGCATAGTGGGGTGAGAGTTGTGCCTGCTGCTCCAGCCCAGTTTCTTGCTCATTTGAGCCTATGGCATGTCTTGAATCTAGCAGGTCTAGGAAAGCATGGATTTATAGAGAAGGAGCAGTGTTGAAGGGCTGTCAGATGCTTCAGACCCCGTGTGGGCTCTCTGATAATGGCTGCCACCTTCTGGGAGCCCAGAGGTAGGGGAGCACTCAGTTACCTGAGGAGGTGGCAGGGAGACTTCCTGGGAGGGAGACTCCCATGTTCGCTTTGAGGTTCCACCTGGAGATGACCAAAGTGTGCTGACTAGAAAGATTGCCCCACTGACCTTAGTGGCTCCCAGCTTTATGAGCAGAGCTAGAAATTGCTGTGTATCTCAGGAAACTGAAGTCACAGGGCTGACAGAGAAAATGAGGCATGGGACTCCAGAGCCCTGACAACCAGGAACCTGTCTCAAAGGTCAGCAGCCTGTGGCTCTGTGTTGTAGTTCAGTTCACTCTACCACCATCTTAATGATGATGTAGGGTAGGTTGCTGTGGCAACTAGTTACAGAGATAACCACATGGTAAGGGGGTGACAGACAGGGAGAAGGCAGGGAGGACCCTGGGATTCCAGCCACTACTTCACCTGGTTGTCCCCAGCAGCAGAGCTCTTAGGGGATTCAGGAGTATACTAGAAGTGGGGaccctttttttttaactcccacAAGATCATTATCTGTAGCTGGGGTGTCTCCCACACTCCTATAACCAACTAACCACTTagaaactcattggttcaccaaattgGGCTGTGGCAGAAGTATACTTTGGTCTGTCACTGGAGCCCCATCTGGGGTGAATAGGGCTTTGCTCACATTTCCTAGAAGTTAGGGTGACCTCAGGTTAATATTCTAAGAAGGGAAGTCACTCCTTGCCTTTCTGTGGTCAGCTTCCCAGAGGCACTTTCCACAAGACCCTGGCCATTCCTGGGTTGCAGGGCTGGAGTGCCTGTCCCCATGCTTCATGGATGGTGGGTCCTTTAGTCCTCTATTGGAGAGGTTGCATCAGTGCCTAAAGACCAAGTGTCTGCAGGATTGAAGACTTGAAGTGCTTGCCCATTCTCCCAGAAGGTTCCTTACTGTTGCCAGTGGGTGCGGACCCTTGAAACCAAGAGTTTTGGAACCTGCTCTCAAGCTCAGAGGCCTGCTGCCAAGTCTGCTCTGGAAGGGTCCTAGCCACCCAGTTCACTCAGAAGTTTGCTTGTGGTTGAACTTGTGCAGGGAAGGCCTGCTCAAGCATGGCTGGGCCTTTTACACTTGATTTCAGCTTGAAAGGCTGGAACTGGCATTGTTTAAGGTGGGTGGTAGTGGACCCTGAGGAGGAGGCCATGAGAAGCTACAACGTAAAGACCCAAGACAGCCTGAAAATAGAGGGAGGTCCAGATGAGTAACATTAAGGCTTGCCAGGAACCCCCAGAAATGGAGTGGTCCAGCATACACAGTTTTACCCTTTAGCTCCCTGAACAGAGTCAGCTCCTGCTGTTCACATAAGCGGTCTCTCCAGATTGTCCTTGTGGGCTTTGCATAAGGCAGGGGTAATTTAGTGCCCAGTTTCTTAAAAACTGTGGATCCCAATTCTGTATGGGAGTCACAAAAACCCAATGTAggagtcacaaacaaacaaacaaacaacaacaaaaccaggaaaagATTTCTAAA
This Mus musculus strain C57BL/6J chromosome 7, GRCm38.p6 C57BL/6J DNA region includes the following protein-coding sequences:
- the LTO1 gene encoding protein LTO1 homolog isoform 5 (isoform 5 is encoded by transcript variant 5), which translates into the protein MKGMRGPGESRDTAMAVEQDIFDAVVMADERFHGEGYQEGYEEGSSLGIVEGKRYGMVHGAKIGSEIGCYRGFALAWKCLLHSGAGEKDSRKMKVVEALIALLQDFPYDDPTYEKLHEDLDRIRGKFRQVCVFSLCLWGVPEGALKARLAWALGFM
- the LTO1 gene encoding protein LTO1 homolog isoform 1 (isoform 1 is encoded by transcript variant 1), producing MKGMRGPGESRDTAMAVEQDIFDAVVMADERFHGEGYQEGYEEGSSLGIVEGKRYGMVHGAKIGSEIGCYRGFALAWKCLLHSGAGEKDSRKMKVVEALIALLQDFPYDDPTYEKLHEDLDRIRGKFRQYHSAALAAWLLHPSGFPHVSLPGHDKLAPQCF
- the LTO1 gene encoding protein LTO1 homolog isoform 3 (isoform 3 is encoded by transcript variant 3), whose amino-acid sequence is MKGMRGPGESRDTAMAVEQDIFDAVVMADERFHGEGYQEGYEEGSSLGIVEGKRYGMVHGAKIGSEIGCYRGFALAWKCLLHSGAGEKDSTTLLHWLPGCCTPADFLMSAYLDTISSLPSASKNQGGKHSSTSMPFGHFLEC
- the LTO1 gene encoding protein LTO1 homolog isoform 2 (isoform 2 is encoded by transcript variant 2), translating into MKGMRGPGESRDTAMAVEQDIFDAVVMADERFHGEGYQEGYEEGSSLGIVEGKRYGMVHGAKIGSEIGCYRGFALAWKCLLHSGAGEKDSRKMKVVEALIALLQDFPYDDPTYEKLHEDLDRIRGKFRQLCSLLNVQPDFKVTPGGSGLAF
- the LTO1 gene encoding protein LTO1 homolog isoform 6 (isoform 6 is encoded by transcript variant 6), producing MKGMRGPGESRDTAMAVEQDIFDAVVMADERFHGEGYQEGYEEGSSLGIVEGKRYGMVHGAKIGSEIGCYRGFALAWKCLLHSGAGEKDRKMKVVEALIALLQDFPYDDPTYEKLHEDLDRIRGKFRQLCSLLNVQPDFKVTPGGSGLAF
- the LTO1 gene encoding protein LTO1 homolog isoform 4 (isoform 4 is encoded by transcript variant 4) — translated: MKGMRGPGESRDTAMAVEQDIFDAVVMADERFHGEGYQEGYEEGSSLGIVEGKRYGMVHGAKIGSEIGCYRGFALAWKCLLHSGAGEKDRKMKVVEALIALLQDFPYDDPTYEKLHEDLDRIRGKFRQYHSAALAAWLLHPSGFPHVSLPGHDKLAPQCF